acttggacttaccgtctcatgccaagtgtccggtcctccataacccacttggacttccatcagatgtctggtcacccttgacccatctggatttccttgtgccaagtatccggtcaatcttttgacctacttgggctccccaataccaggtgtccagtcaactTTGATCCACTTAAATCTCCacgtgtctagcttcactcaccaagtattttcatctgcctagcttcactcactaggattttcacctaacttcactcactagaattttgactggcttcacttatcagtgttggaatcccaaggttgttttgatgtgatcaacaagttaagttatgttctgtcgtgttttaaccttgtgactaagtgtgcagaagcttaggagcacagggagccgagcaaaagacgcagctagcgagaaggacgacacgggagagagagccgacgggctcggtgcgtccgagggatgaggtgctgcgaaaaagtacacgggcggacgagaaggaagcgcgtagcatttccgagggatgagaagccagagtagaaggttgctcgagaaggctgaaattgggttcggtgagccttatttcggttggctgaaatcacccaagcaagcggagctggagcggaagacctagaCCGAGGCAAGCAACACCGAAGTAGAGAGcctggaccaaaagtcaactaagttgactttagtggttCGGGCGGCCAGAGCGATTCCGGGAGCCTGGAATTGGATTTTGACCGGATCTCAgtcaaacgcgatccgttgcggaggggataaaattttatccctctccCAGTCTCCTGGAACCATCCAGGCACCCCGACTaatgctataaatacaaccttggtaaGCTATTCATTCATTCAATTCAACGAGCAATTTCATATTCTACACTTATGTGCTTCTCTTGTTTAGTTAAACTTCTTATTTTTGTACGTCagtgttgtaagaggcttctctgcctgaaggagatactggTGTGATtcactccttggattaacaacctccccagttataaccaagtaaaaatttctGTGCCTCTAccttttagttctttctttaattatatgcaagtgttattttaaaagtccgagaagggtttttttacttttaatttgtgtagtactattcaacccccttctagccggcccaatggtcccaacaagtggtatcagagtcagaacGCTttaggactaaccgccgatcgaagcaccgaACAAATGGCCagaccgagcatatacccaccgaagttcgagggagagttcgccagctggaaaaagcgaatgtaggtatttttttcaaaactgactttgatttacttttaattatgGAATTCGGTTTTGTAGTAccggagggcaaagaaaaataccaatggacgaaaaaggagtaggccgactatgtggcaaacgacaaagcaaaattccatctgctgagcgtccttccgCCATAAGAGTCAACCGGATCAGcaactacgactcagcaaaggaactgtgggaaaagttccttgagctgcacgaagggatgtccgaagccaagctcgcaagataggatttacttcgcaaccagctcaccagcctgagacttgaagaagacgaaacagttgtgcatctgcactcgagaattaaggagcttatTATCAGATTGTCAAATCTCGAAGAAAATGTAAGTacccgagattcgctaaggtacgcactcaatTCATTTCTTAGAAATGCTAAAttagcatcactagtagatgtcttctatatctctaagggcTTAGAATCTatttccttagaagaattattttccatgtttgaagtgcatgaatcgagatgtgcaggtacgaaggagtcgAAGCACAACGTCACCCTAAAGGCATCGAGAGACAAACAacagtcagaatcctctctcgacgatgaagaaatggttatgatggtaaagtgatttaagaaattatgtaaatctagaaaaactaaccatcgcAGAGTAGAAAAAAAGGACGATccgatgctaccactacaatgaagaagggcacgtcaaagacaacttccccaagctaaggaacaaggacaaggacaaaggaaagaaacctatCCGAAAGAATGAGCACAAGACtctaaaggcgatgtgggacgatacgtcgtccgaatcgaaagtcgaggccttctccggacttgcattaatggcaagtcatcaagacgaggactacgattcaagctcgttcgaaatgagcatcgatgaagggagagctacgtcggaagaaagcagcagttcagggggagacatggataacgagatcgacaaggtaagtcaggtacgatcccttcctcctgataaattatttaagtttgttaaattattaactaaggattactgtaagttagaaaaagagattaaaaatttaaaagtaattctagctaaatcttgcccattagaagagttagacaaattaaaattagaaaataataatttaaaaatacaagtagataacttaaaaaatcatgcatgttcacaaaatataaattttagaaaatacaacaatctaaattggtattttagatatcacaagggacaaattaggaatatttcaaagaagtatatctctaagaaattcttagttaatccagttggttggaacctatattgggttccaaagtcttgtttaacctaaactctaaattagacttagcgctttcagcgagaaaattaaacgttaaatttctttataagctttgtctaagaaagtggttgttgctcgaataaccaagaaggtctagtgtatcgccactgcctggaagccaaaatattgaaataaaatgtttaattaacttattgataaaacattaaaattgaaattaaataatgctttaaaaagttttttttaacattttttctgaaaattacttaaaattctttttaaccgtagaatgtttaacttagaaaaattttcttgccTTAAATTTTTttgcttagaaaaattctcaaaaatacttATGCTtgcaaaaaatttagaaaaaattttctagaatatttttcttgcaaaattgtctaaacttagaattttttaacttagaaattctttttttttttgaaattttctctTACTTAGAATCTTTTTTCCCCAAAAATAGTATTGaaaaaagtttcaaaattttcaaagttcaaaattattacccttagattttctcttggaaccccatttttttatgatcaaagagggagaaggaaaatgttaagtctagggggaggtagatcaattttttaatttttttcactttattgtaatattatttgttttacttttatgtttatttaccctaccttaacttaggttgctcacatcaaaaagagagagatttttggAACTCcaaagttgttttgatgtgatcaacaagttaagttaggtcctgtggtattttaaccttgtgtctaagtgtgcaggaacttagaagcatagggagtcgagtaaaagacgcggctagcgagaaggacggcgagagagagctgacggggtcggtgcgtccgaaggacgaggtgttacagaagagtacgcgggcggacaagaaggaagcgcgcggcgtttctgagggacgagaagctagagcggaaggttgcttgagaaggccgaaattggattcgggtgagccttatttcagttggATGAAATCACCAAAGCGAGcagagccagagtggaagatccggaccgagacgagcagcACCGGATCAGAGGgtccggaccaaaagtcaactaagttgactttagtggtccgggcgctcggaattaGATTTTGACCGAATCGCGATCAAAcacgatccgttgcgaaggggataaaattttatccccctcccgGCGCACCACCACCCccccccgaccaagactataaatacagccttggtctagaagctattCATTCATTCAATTCAACGAGCAATTTCATATtctacacttgtgcgcttctcttGTTTAGTTAAGCTTCTTATTTTTTTACATCAGtgttataagaggcttctccacctgaaggagatactagtgcgattcacttcttggattaacaacctctccggttgtaaccaagtaaaaattcttgTGTCTCTAccttttagttctttctttaattatatgcaagtgttattataaaagtccgagaagggttttttgcttttaatttgtgcaaagctattcaacccccttctagccggtccaacTATCCCAAcaaggattttcccactgcccgacttcactcacaagtactttcatctgtctggcttcactcactaggactttcacttagcttcactcactatgattttccaactgcctagcttcactcattaggtctttcaccttgcttcactcaccaggatttccaaactacctggcttcgctcaccagaactttcaactacttaacctccagttaggactttcccagtcaagtatctggtcaagcCTTTACCATATTTAACTCTTCTTTACATctaacaggtcaaccttgaccagagggaattatatcaacaatctctccaaacGGATGATTGCATCTATAAtttccatgtattatcaaacatcgaaattcaaacatcaagattcaaacttagctaactcaagtttaatcaattaggtcaaccttgatctaaggatattgcaccaacaggtacTAGACCAACTAAGTAGCTCGACACTCGACCAACTAAAATTCGGTAATTGGCAGACTCGATGACTAGACGATTCGATAGGAGCAATCGACATCCCGATTGGACTTTTCACACGGACTCGAGAAGCACTTGAGCCACTCGATAACGATGTCTCATTCGACTATTGGAAGCCCATATCAACCTAATTAACCTAAACTAACCgtttaaaattattaacttaagtCATCACAACATATAAGACTGAATTCAATCGTGTAATTTCAAATTCAGTAAATTTTTCTTATAACCCGGCACAATCTCTCATAGATTATGGAAAATTATACCATGCataataattttgactaaatGTGTGCTAATTAATCCACAATCTTAATCACCAACTTGCCTAGGTTCTAGAAATTCGGTAGAGTAGGAGCGGGACCCTCCGTTTTTGTTGAAACCATCAATCTAACTAGATAGCTCCATCTTAGATGGTAACTTGTCACCAAATTGCAACCCTCCAATTTAATCCTCAGTGTACTCTACAGTTTGTGTCCATCCATTCTCCACCTTGCTTCTAGATGCATCTTAGTTTAATAATATcccaatatatataatatataccaACTGTTTTTTTGAATAAATATTGTGGGTATgaaattattgattaatttattaataatgatattagAAAAAAAAGGTTTGACTTGAGTCTGACCCAAATCAGGCGCACTGTGCTTATTTCACGCTCTATAAATTCCGGCTCAGCCCTCGCCTTACTCTTCATCCTAACTAACCCTCATCATGTCACTCGCCTCCTCCCAATTCCTCGCTCAACGCATCGTGCCTCCTCGCCGTTCCTCCGCTGCATCTTTTTCTCCACCGTCCCCCTTGTCGATCCGCTCTCTCGATGTCTTCGTTGCATACTCCGCCACGACCGACCGCTCGCACGCTGACCCGGCCACCGTCGCCTTCTCCCCCTCGTCCCCTTACTCTTCCTCCCTCTACGACGTGCTCGGCGTGTCCCCTACCGCCAGTCCCCCCGAGATCAAGGCTGCTTACCGGAGTCTCGCCCTCAAGTGCCATCCGGATGTAGTCGCCACCGGCCGCCGGGGTGCGTCCGCCGACGAGTTCATGCGAGTTCACGCGGCTTACTCCACCCTCTCGGACCCCGAAAAACGGGCAGACTACGATCGCCGGCTTACCGACTCGGCAGCGTTGCTAGTCCGCGGACGCCGTCAAGCGTACGCCCGGAGCACTTCGTTCCCCGGCCACAGTCGCCGGACGTGGGAGACGGATCAGTGCTGGTAGTCGAAGAATCTATTTGATTCCCCAATAAGGACTCCATCAGAGAGTATTACGACGGCCAGATCTGTGCCGCTAATCGTATAATACTCACATGGTTGCAGATTGGAGCTCGGAGTCAGCATGATCCAGAGCTTCCACCGCCGCAACGACTGAACTTGCTGTTTCTAGAAGTTTCAGGTGTCGCACCTCTAACCTCCCTGCAGCATGTTTTCTAAGTTTTGATCGATAAAAAAAAAGGGTAAAAAATTCTTCACATCTTGATCAACACTTTTCTCTCGATATCTTACTTCTGTAATAGTGTTTTGCACTCGCCTGATCTAGTTTTGCTGCGATTCTTTCACCAAGGCTGACATAACATCTTGATCacggaatttttcaaaaaaaaatgtcaGAGGCAACCCAGTGAAGTGATTATCTAGGGAAGTGTTGTTTATTTAGCTCAGCAAAGTTGAAATGTCATGCCCATACAGGGCAACTAGTTGGATTTAAATGTACTGCAATTTTAATTCTTAATTACAGATGTACTGATGTGGAAATACACTTGCTGCAAATTTTCTTGGCAGAACATATCTCAACTAATGGATGAACTGATACACGCCATGTCTGTGAAAACAGTTGTTTAATGAACAATATGtcaacttggtttgatttaagaAATCGGATCCATTTTTCTGTTGACTTTGGTAGGCCATAATACCTAACTCCATGCTGGTAGCTTGTGGTTTGAGGTTGATCACATAAGCACAAACTTTCCTCCACGCATAAGTAATATGCATTGCTTCAGAAAGCAAACAGCAACAACAAATGGGTATTGAAAACTGTTGCTTAAACCATACAGAATTTTTAAGATTAGGCAAATTTTGGATTATAGTTCCATTTAACAAAATCATAGAGAGAGGCACTCATCATCTAGAGTTATCAAAGAGACGTTCACCCCCCTCTTACacgtctcttcttcttcttcttctggtttTACTGATGGATGTTATTCTTGGTGTTCccttgatatttttattaaactGTGGACATTTTGCATCTGGGGTGGTACCCATCCAAAAGTCATTTTAGATGTCAACTTTGTGTTTCATTTCATTAGCCAGAAACTTGTAGAAATATTCCCTGATCCAAAAAAATCAAACAGAATAaataaaggaagaaagaaaaaaaatatagatctatTCCAAGACATAGCAAAACTGTAGGAGACTGAAATATTAGAGGTATAAGATACGAATAGTATAGTCATATAGATTCTGACCCCAAGGCTTAGCCATCGTCACATCCTGGGCAGGGAAAACTCACCCCTTGGCTAACAAAGGTAGGGGGAAAAAAAATACTCCAATCGATAACATGACAATCTATGGTACCTAGTAGGTCATTAGTGGCTAACATTTATACAACCTCGCATCCCATATACAATGTAATGGAAGATCACAACGGTGAATGCTCATTCCATTCACACCTCAGTCACATCAAATTCACATCTTACATATTGGATTTTAGATCTATGATCACACATCCGGACTTTACTAGGCTCAAGAGGGACAAATTCTTTGAAAATTGATAGACATGCAATAATTTTTAGCCTATTCCGAACAAGGATGGAAGCTTCGGCCTAACTCGAGCTGACTCATCTTCCTCTTGGGGCACCAATATGCTCCCGATGATGAGGTTGGCAAGCAGATAAAATCGGCACACCAGACATGGATCGGTAGGCATACTCATCCTTAATTTTCTTAATACTTGAAATTTGTATTGATTTTAAGTTCAAATTAGGGATACTGGTCCATAATTTTCTTAATACTTGGGACTTGTATTGATTTTAAGTTCAAATTAGGGATACTGGTCCATAATTTTCTTAATACTTGGGACTTGTAttgattttaagtttaaagtgTGCTTTATCAAGATTATCCCGGttgctcttttcccttttgcaggTTTCAGCTTAACCTGAGATGAATTTTCTTCTGCCTTGAATGCCTTTCTTTGTTGTTCTTGGACCATGTCAAAGCTTCAAAGTAGTGTTGCATTATTTTGATTTGTTACTCCAGATCTCCGAAAGTTCAAACATATCCTTTTTACACGTAAAAGATTGAATGCAAGTCTaaagatttattttatttatttgcttGCCAACAaggaagaagcaaagaaggaaagtgaTATCTGCAATAATTGGTCTCTGGTTTTCCAAAAAGAGGAACGGTGGTGGAAACTTCatggatttttattttattcatggACTGCGTGCCTGGAAAAATGCCATTTTACCTTCTGAAAGAACGGTCACAGAGCCAGAGTCTCCATCAATGCTGTGGCAATAAATCTAGAAGGCCAAAGAAAAAAGGCAATAAAAATAGACTCTTAAGTCTCACCTGCACTGGAGAAAAAATTGGCAATGCAATGCTTCTTTAAATTATTGTACTTGAATTGATTGATGCTGCTGTGGATATTCACTACTATTTAGTGAGGAAGCCATCAACATCTGATAACGATTTTTGTGCGCATATCATGCGCACTTGATTTCTTGATTACATCGATTCTTTCATGGACGCCACTTGCTTGGTGCAACTGTGCGAGTGGGGACAAGGGTATGAAAAAGGAATGCAATAATGGAGGTGGATAATGAAGAGGCAATTGGATCAGAGATTTCAGTTTAGACACCACTGTGTATAAGTTTATTTGTTGACTTGGAATTATTATGTTTGGAATTTGTTTCGATTAAAATGTCCGAGTAGTTAAATGATTTATCTGCTCGATTGAATCTGAGTCAAGGATGATTTGATCAGAATAGAGATAAGATCTAGGAGATTGTAGGAAGTTAGCTTCCACGGTGCTTTGGGACTTGAATTGTTATACGGGCAGTAGAACAGACAAGATGTAGCTTACAACTTTATAAGGGGATTGATGATATTCGCGTACCGAAGTGTATAGACCTTTATATCTTGAAAAAGCACTCTGGTGGAAATCCTTGTTCCATGTAATGAGTTTATATGTACCAATTCATTATAACAAGGATAAAGAAGGCGGTCATTCATTAGCAGCATACACCTTTTATTGGTATCGTAAAACTTATGCTCTGTTTTTGCCACACTGAAGAGGTGATTTGTAAGTTTGGTGCAGATGAACCTTCAATCTTGAACGAGTATCATAAAGGATATGAAAAAAGCCCCCTTAGGACTAACAGTGTTAGTTTCATGCCGAGTCAAGCATGACTTGGATAATTACATGTCGGGCTAGGTGGGACATGACTTGAGTTCAGTAGATTCTATATCGTTCCAGATTGAGTGAGATCTATACACCAAACTATACTTGGTTCGGGATTCATGGAGCTTATTTTTaacaaataataaattttaaaatatatttaaaaaattaaaaatatatatatataaagtataagaagatatttttttaaaaaaaatattttagaattttgCATATTTTAAAACTTTTGTGTTGGACTTTGTGCAGGGGCGGTGTCGAGCACGACCCACCCGGCCCATTGGATAAACACTCTCATCTGACTCAATATGGAACGATTGGACCCGTAAAAGCAAAGCAAAGCAAAGCAAAAGCGAATAAAGGAGGAAAGAGAATGCTCAATCTGCACTGACTCAGTCGTCGCCATGATGGACGGCGTCAAGCAGATGGTGGCGCGGCCGACGCAGCTGGCGGAGCAGATGAGCAAGTTCGCGGCGGACGTATGCACAAGGAAGCAGGAGTGCCTCCAGCTGAAGGACCGCGCCGACGAACTCATCCAGCTCCTCCACAAGGCCGCCTGCGCCGACCTCTACCTCCGGCCCGCCCGCCGCATCATCTACGACACCGAGCAGGCCCTCGAAAAGGCCCTCGCTCTCGTCGAAAAGTGCCGCCATTACGTGGTCCTTCACCTCCTCTTCACCATCGTCCCTGACGCAGCCTTCGTCCAGACGCACGCTCAGCTCCAGAACTCCGTCGCCGACGTCTCCTGGCTCCTCCGCATCTCCACTCCGGAATCAGAAGATGACAACGATGGTGGCGTTTTCGTTCGCGGCCTCTGCCCCATCGCCGAGAACGAGCCTGTTTACTGGTTCATCTGGGACAACATCGCTGCGATCAGGATCGGCGGTCCCACCACTCGTTCCTTGGCGGCTGCCACCCTCGTCCAGCTTGCCAGCGACAATCGCTTTGCCAGGTTTGTCATCGAGGAGGACGGCGTCGAACCGCTGCTACGGCTGTTGAAGGAGGGCGAGGCGGATGCGCGGGAGAGCGCCGCGCGAGCCCTCGGTCACCTAGGGCGCGACGCGGAGAGCGTCGACTATCTCATCAGCGCCGGGGTGTGCCCCGCCTTTGCCAAAGCGCTCACCGGTGGGCCGATGAAGGTCCAGGCTGCCGTAGGCTGGGCCGTCGCCGAGCTTGTCGCCAAACGCCCCAAGTGTCAGGGCATCTTCGCCCAGAACAACCTCGTCCGCCTCCTCGTCCCCCACCTCGACCTCCAACAGCCCGTCGACTCCGTTTCCTGGCGTCCCCGGCAAGTATCAGGCCGCGGACGCGGGGGAAGGGAAGTGACGGAAGACCCCGATGCCATGGCCAACATGAAGGCGATGGCTGCGAAAGCCCTGTCACAGCTCGCCAAGAGTAATGCCCACATCTGCCTGAGCATCACCGAATGCGGAACCCTCCTCAACTTGGCGGCGCTACTCGAAAAAGGCACAGGAGATGCTCGATACTATGCTGCAACGGCGTTATTGGAAATCGCCCTCGTAGCGGAGCACGACGACGATCTAAGGCGGTCTGCGTTCAAGCCCAATTCGCCGTCGGGCAAGGCAGTCATCGCCCAATTCGTCCAAATTGTAAACAAAGGCGAGAACGAACCCATACTCATCTCCAGCATCACCGCTTTAGGCTGCCTGTCGACAGCGTTCCGGGTGACCGAGACCGACGTCATCGGCGCTCTGGTTCGCCGAGTGGCGGACGAGAACAGCGAGTCGGCAGTGAGAATGGAGGCATTGACTGCGCTCACTAAGTTCGCCATCTCCAGTAACCTTTTCATCAGCAATTGCAAGGCCATGCTTGACGCCGGAGTTGTCGAGCACCTGATGCATCTGGTGTACCTCGAAGAACAGCTTCGGATCGAAGCGTTGGTTCTCCTATGCCACATCGTCAAGAATGTGCCGGAGAGCGAGGGGTTGAAGGAGGCCGTCCAATGCGTTCTTACGTGGGCTTCGAGGAATTCCCAACTGGTGCAGGTGAAGAAGGTGGACGATTTGCTGCAGGCGGCCGTGGCGGCATTGGAGGAGCCCTGCGACTTTCAGAGAGACCAGAGAGTTTAAAACACGAACGATCAGCAAACCGCTCCGAGTTTGATAATTGTCGAACCGATTTCATTGTGACGAATTCGAAGATGGAGTACGAAGAACTCACACTGGATATCTCTCCTCCCTGTGATTGTCGAACCGATTTCGCTGTGACGAATTCGACGATGAAGAACGAAGAACTCACACTGGATATCGCTCCTCCTTGTGCAGCTAATAAAACCAACCGTTTCATGCGATTCGGAAACGTTGCCTTGCAAACTATTTGTGTAGTTGTGTTCATGCAAAAAATATTGCTTGTGTGAAGCAGAATGATGAGGCAACGGTTTCGTAGTCGTAGGATTGTTCCTGTGCATGGTAAATGGATCAAATCTTTTAGTAAAACTACAATTAGCATCAAATTTACAATTTTAGGATGATCTCGACAAAAAAGGATCATGATCGGTTTTACCGGTTGCTCTAGCATCAGACTGTCGATTGATGAATCATCGGTGAGTTGTTACTTGTGTTGATGAGGTCGCCGCATGACGAGAGGAGAAACAATTGGCAGGGAAGCCCACGGAACCTTTGAGAAAGAGAGGGAAACAGTAGGTTAGAATGGAGATCAGGAAGTGTCCTGGCTCAATCATTCTGATGTTCAAGTCAGGTTTCCAACAAGAAAA
This window of the Zingiber officinale cultivar Zhangliang chromosome 3B, Zo_v1.1, whole genome shotgun sequence genome carries:
- the LOC121967606 gene encoding chaperone protein dnaJ 11, chloroplastic-like; the encoded protein is MSLASSQFLAQRIVPPRRSSAASFSPPSPLSIRSLDVFVAYSATTDRSHADPATVAFSPSSPYSSSLYDVLGVSPTASPPEIKAAYRSLALKCHPDVVATGRRGASADEFMRVHAAYSTLSDPEKRADYDRRLTDSAALLVRGRRQAYARSTSFPGHSRRTWETDQC
- the LOC122055202 gene encoding uncharacterized protein LOC122055202 — protein: MDGVKQMVARPTQLAEQMSKFAADVCTRKQECLQLKDRADELIQLLHKAACADLYLRPARRIIYDTEQALEKALALVEKCRHYVVLHLLFTIVPDAAFVQTHAQLQNSVADVSWLLRISTPESEDDNDGGVFVRGLCPIAENEPVYWFIWDNIAAIRIGGPTTRSLAAATLVQLASDNRFARFVIEEDGVEPLLRLLKEGEADARESAARALGHLGRDAESVDYLISAGVCPAFAKALTGGPMKVQAAVGWAVAELVAKRPKCQGIFAQNNLVRLLVPHLDLQQPVDSVSWRPRQVSGRGRGGREVTEDPDAMANMKAMAAKALSQLAKSNAHICLSITECGTLLNLAALLEKGTGDARYYAATALLEIALVAEHDDDLRRSAFKPNSPSGKAVIAQFVQIVNKGENEPILISSITALGCLSTAFRVTETDVIGALVRRVADENSESAVRMEALTALTKFAISSNLFISNCKAMLDAGVVEHLMHLVYLEEQLRIEALVLLCHIVKNVPESEGLKEAVQCVLTWASRNSQLVQVKKVDDLLQAAVAALEEPCDFQRDQRV